CAGCTCGTTCATCACCGCCGATCCGATCGCACTGCTTGCGACCTCGCGATCGCCCTGCTCGGCCATCGTGGCCTCGATGCTGTTGGCGATCTGCTCGATCGTTTCCATCGAGACCGGCCGCTTTTCGCAGGCGCGCTTGAGGCCGGCCGTAATCTTGGCGCGGTCGAATGGCTCGCGGCGGCCGTCCTTCTTGACGACCATCGGGGCCGCTTCTTCGACCCGCTCGTAGGTGGTGAAACGCCGCTTGCATGCCGAGCACATGCGACGGCGCCGAATCATCATGCCGTCGCTCGACAGCCTCGAATCGACGACCCGGTTCCCACGATTGCGGCAGAACGGACACCGCATGGCCTAGCTCCGGGCCCGGCCGGCGCGGCGCCGCGGACCAGGCGATTTATCACGAGCAAGTTTTGAGTCGCGCGGCTTCAGCTCTTGTGAGCCTCGATATAGGTGACGACGTCCTTGACAGTGCGGATCTTCTCGGCGTCCTCGTCGGAGATTTCGATGTTAAACTCCTCTTCCAGCGCCATTACCAGCTCGACGATATCGAGCGAATCCGCGCCGAGATCCTCGATAAACGAGGCCTCCGGAGTTACTTCGTCGGCGGCCACGCCCAGCTGCTCGCTTATCTTCTCGCGAACCTTGGTTTCGATGTCTTGAGCCATCGTGCTCTCGTTCCTCCTAGCAGCGAGCCGTAATCAGGCCGCCAATCAATATTCTAATATTATCCCCGTGCCGCGAAGACCAGAGGTAACGGCCAGGGGATCGCGATCAAATTATCAGGGCAGCATAAGGACTAAAAGCGGCAGACGCAAGGCGGCGCTCAGGCCTTGGCGGCAGTAGCGTCCGATTCATCTACCCCGCGCTGTTCACTTGCGACGCGTACTTGTTCGTTTCAGAGTTTTACGGCCACCACCTCTTCGATTTCGTTCTTTCATGATTCACGCTCCGTTCTTGATTCGCTTGTCTCGCATCTCGATCAAATGCTTTGCGAGGCGCTCAAAATATAAGAAATATGTCGGGTCGTCCTCTGCGCCGCGAACCGAACCTATCGCCTCGCGTATATGCTCATCTTCCCACGCATCGATAATTGAGTCACCCAGGATCTCATCAACCAGTTCCACATCTACCAGGTTACGATGAAAATACAGCCCAATTTCTTCAAAGAACCCAAGATAGTCATCGATCTCATCGTCGGTTAGAGGCTCTTTCTTGACACTGATTTGCCGGAGGTTCTCGTCTTCGCTGAATTCCCGCCTGAATCGTTCGAAGCTTTGAATTTGAAACCTGAGCAGTTCTCTCTTCGTCGCCAGACGATGGCCGAGAAATTGCGCCGCTATCGCCGTCGCGGCACCCACAATCGCACCAACAA
Above is a genomic segment from Candidatus Binatus sp. containing:
- the nrdR gene encoding transcriptional regulator NrdR produces the protein MRCPFCRNRGNRVVDSRLSSDGMMIRRRRMCSACKRRFTTYERVEEAAPMVVKKDGRREPFDRAKITAGLKRACEKRPVSMETIEQIANSIEATMAEQGDREVASSAIGSAVMNELHKIDQVAYVRFASVYRSFKDIDEFMHELEDLINQRKQATAPRAAGDKKGDTAS
- the acpP gene encoding acyl carrier protein, which gives rise to MAQDIETKVREKISEQLGVAADEVTPEASFIEDLGADSLDIVELVMALEEEFNIEISDEDAEKIRTVKDVVTYIEAHKS
- a CDS encoding DUF4760 domain-containing protein — its product is MDPILLSGLVGAIVGAATAIAAQFLGHRLATKRELLRFQIQSFERFRREFSEDENLRQISVKKEPLTDDEIDDYLGFFEEIGLYFHRNLVDVELVDEILGDSIIDAWEDEHIREAIGSVRGAEDDPTYFLYFERLAKHLIEMRDKRIKNGA